The DNA segment GGAAGAGAGGGTGGATCAAGGCCGTCTCAAGAGCATCAAAAGCGTATTGTCGACCAATCAAATATAGGTATTCATCAGAGGGGGAGAAAATTCCGATGACCGAAGAGCTTATGATTTCTGCTATTTGCTGGGAACTGCAGGGTAATGTGTCTGTTGAGTTTGCTCACGAGAATGACTTGTATTTTTTTCTGCCCCGATCAGCGTTGTCTCGCAGAAGTCATACCGGCAAAGAAAAAGAACTATTTCTTTCGCGCTCCCCAGTCTCATGCATCAGGATGCCGGAACGAAAAGAAGAAGACCGAATCAGGCTCCCTCTCTGGTGTGCGTAAGCAGTTTGCAGCAGATGAGCCAGTTTCAGTTGTTCCTAGTCATTTGGGGAAGCTACCGAAGCAAGACAAAAAATCCAGGCCGTCAGTCGAACAAATGCGGACGTTAGCCATACAGGTGCGTACGTCACCAATCCAGCATCCAGGTACGCTAGAGGAAGTGATTGATGCTTGGCACAGGATGAGCATCAACAAGCGTCACTCCACATCATTGGATATTGGTGGGCAGGCGCTCAATTATTTCAGTGCCTTTGCAGCTTTCAGTACATTGACAGACGACGTTGACAAACTGACAACCGGGCCGCATATCGCATTCGGCGATGCGAAGGTTAATCTTTTCAAAGGGGATTACTACGTTAAAAGCCTGTGCAAATTCAAAGACCATACACCTGCGAAACCCTTGATTTTCAGAGTGAGACAGGGGCACTCCCTGTTCAACGAGCTAAAAGACGGTCAAACGGTATCCTTATTTGTTCGGGGGCCGGTGAGCATCAGAAGTGCTGAGCGTAACTCTGTCGACTTGCAATGCCGCGATGCTTACAGCGGTATTGTGGTGCGCCCCAAGAACTGAATGGTCGTTAGCCCCCATAGACCGGTGGGAGCTGGCTTGCCAGCGAAGACGGCGGCACATCCGCAGCAGATGTAGTGTTTTTACTGGCCTCTTCGCGAGCAAGCTCGCTCCCACTGGGGGCTCACAGTACCTAAGTGACCAGTATTGGCGTTAGCCCGGATCCTCGGCGATGTACAGGTCTGTCTATGCGTGAAAACCTTTCCCTAGCCGCTCACGTAGATAACTGACCAGCGCCCCCACCGCCTTGGGCACGTGCGGCGAGTACGGGCGGATCAGGTGAATTTCGCCCGCAAATGCCCCTTTGAGCGTCCAGTCTGGCAGCACCCGTTGCAGCGAGCCCTGGGCCAGCGCCGCCTGAGCGCTGAAGTCGGGTAGCAGGGCTATCCCGGTGTCCTGCAAAGCGGCATCGCGCAGGGCTTCACTGTTATTGGTGGCGAAGTTGCCGGTGATCGGCACGCTAAGGCGCTCTGGCTCAGTGCTACCCCGCTTGGCGCGTTCGAAAGTCCACACCGGTTGATCACCGCCACGCGGGTAAAACAGGCAGTTATGGCTGGCCAGTTGTTCCGGGCTGTGTGGTTCCCCATGGCGTGCAATGTAGCCCTGACTGGCCACCAGCACTGAAGCGGTGTCGCACAGCTTCCAGGCCACATGGGTGTCGGGGATCTGAAAACTGTGGCGGATCGCCAGGTCGAAGCCTTCGGCGGCGATAGAGGTCAATGCGTCGGAGACTTCCAGTTGCACCCGCACTTGCGGGTAGCGTTCGAGAAACGCCGGCAGCAGCGGCACCAGTTGCTGGCGGGCGAAGGCCACTGGAGCGGTGAGGCGCAGCAAGCCACGCAGCGTGCCGGATGATTCGCGTACCGCCGAGAAGCTGCGGGCGATCTGCGCGTAGGCGTCGCGCACCTCGCGGGTCAGGGCTTCACCGGCCTGGGTCAGGCGCACACTGCGGGTGGTACGGTTTACCAGTTGCGTACCGGTGGCCTTTTCCAGTTCCGCAATTCGCTGGCTGACCACCGACTTGCTGACCCCCAGGCGCGTCGCTGCGGCGGTATAAGTGCCCTGCTCTTCCAGTACAGCCAGCCAGCGGATATGGGTCCAGAGGCCTTCGATTTCTGTATGTTCCATTGAGCACCTCTAAAATGACCTTCGTTGCCATCGCTGCGTTAAAACCGGATCCGACGATGCCTATTGTTCGCTATTCAAAACAATGAGTTCGCTATTCTGGTCTGGTTGCGAACAAATTCAAGGGTTATCGTGAATCCATCTTGCGAACAACAACCAAGAGGTACTCATGAGCCAGACCATCGAACATTACATCAATGACGCCCGTGTCAGCCGCGACGACCGCTATCAGGACGTTTACAACCCGGCTACCGGTGAAGTGACCGGCAAAGTTGCGCTCGGCAGCCGCAAGACGGTCGACGAAGCCGTTGCTGCGGCCAAGGCGGCATTCGCTGAATGGAGCGAGACGCCGCCAATCCGTCGCGCCCGGGTACTGTTCCGTTACCTGCAATTGCTGCAGGAACGTAAAGATGATCTGGCGCGCATCATCACCGCCGAACACGGCAAGGTGTTCACTGATGCCCAAGGCGAAGTCGAGCGCGGTATCGACATTATCGAATTCGCCTGTGGTATTCCGCACCTGATGAAGGGCGACCATACCGACCAGGTCTCCCGGGGTATCGATAACTGGACCGTACGCCAACCACTGGGCGTGGTGGCCGGCGTAACGCCGTTCAACTTCCCGGTGATGGTCCCGATGTGGATGTACCCGATCGCCCTGGCGGCTGGTAATACCTTCGTCCTCAAGCCAAGCCCGACCGACCCGAGCGCGTCGC comes from the Pseudomonas sp. StFLB209 genome and includes:
- a CDS encoding LysR family transcriptional regulator — translated: MEHTEIEGLWTHIRWLAVLEEQGTYTAAATRLGVSKSVVSQRIAELEKATGTQLVNRTTRSVRLTQAGEALTREVRDAYAQIARSFSAVRESSGTLRGLLRLTAPVAFARQQLVPLLPAFLERYPQVRVQLEVSDALTSIAAEGFDLAIRHSFQIPDTHVAWKLCDTASVLVASQGYIARHGEPHSPEQLASHNCLFYPRGGDQPVWTFERAKRGSTEPERLSVPITGNFATNNSEALRDAALQDTGIALLPDFSAQAALAQGSLQRVLPDWTLKGAFAGEIHLIRPYSPHVPKAVGALVSYLRERLGKGFHA